From Scyliorhinus canicula chromosome 15, sScyCan1.1, whole genome shotgun sequence:
TTGGGGGTGGTAGGtgtgactggtggggggggggggggggcggtgtgaccaGTGGTGGGGGGGCGGAAGTGTgaccggtggtggtggggggtgtggcaaGTGGTTGGGTGGAATGGGTGTGGCctgtggctgggtggggggggggggggctgggagtggcctgtggttggggggggtctgGATGTGGCCGGTGGCTGGGGGGAGGGCTGGGTGTGGCCTGTggctgtgggggtgtgtgtgtggccggtggatggggggatgggtgtggctggtcattggggggcggggggggggggtgtggcctgTGGCTGGGGTAATGGAcgtggtgtgtgttgggggtcgGGGTGGccagtgttgggggtgggtgtggccagtgttgggggtgggggtggccagtgttgggggtgggtgtggccagTGTTGGGGTTGGGCGGCTAgtgctggggggtgggtgtggcctGTGTTGGAGATGGGTGTGGCCTgtgttgtgggtgggggtggccagtggtgggggttgggtgtggcCAGTGTTAGGGGTGGGTGTGGCTAGTGTTGGGGGTTGGGTGTGGCCAGtgttgtggggtgggtgtggcctgtgttgggggtgggagtggctagtattggggggtgggtgtggcctGTGGCTGGGGGGGAAATGGGTGCGGCCAGTGTTGGGTGTAGATGTCGCTATTGTTGAGGGGTGGGTGTGGCTAATGCTGGGGGTGGGTGTGGCCTGTGTTGGGGGTGGccactggtgggggttgggtgaggccagtgttggggggtgagtgtggcctgtgttgggggtgggggtggccagtggtgggggttgggtgtggcCAGTGTTGGGGCTGGGTGTGGccagtgttgggggtgggtgtggccagTTTTAGGGGTGGGTGTGGCtagtgttgggggtgggtgtggatagtgttgggggtggggttggctagtgttggggggtggatgtggcctgtggctggggggggaaatgggtgcagccagtgttgggggtgggtgtcgctagtgctgaggggagggtgtggcCAATGTTGGGTTGGGTGTAGCCtgtggctggggggtgggtgtggccagtgttggggggtgtgtgtggccattttggaggggtgggtgtggccagtgttggggggtgggcatgggcagtgttggggggtgtgtgtggccagttttgaggggtgggtgtggccagtgttggggggtgggcgtggccagtgttggggggtgggtgtggccagtgttgggaggtgggtgtggccagtggctggggggggggaatgggtgcggccagtgttgggggtgggtgtggccagtggctggggggggaatgggtgcggccagtgttgggggtgggtgtggccagtggctgggggggggaatgggtgtggccagtgttgcggggtggggtggggtggccagTGGCTGGGGGGGAATGAGTGTGGCCAGTGTTGTTGGGTGGGTGTGgccagtgttggggggtgggtgtggccaaTGTTGATGGGTGGGTGTGGCCAATGTTGATGGATGTGTATGGCCAGTGTTGGGGGTGGGCGTGGCCAATGTTGATGGGTGTGTATGtccagtgttggggggtgggcgTGGCCAGCGTTGGAGGGTGGGCGTGGCCATTGTTGATGGGTGTGTATGgccagtgttggggggtgggtgtggccagtgttggggggtgggtgtggccagtgttggggggtgggtgtggccggtgttggggaggtgggtgtggtcagtgttggggggtgggtgtggccagtgttggggggtgtgtgtggccaaTGTTGGGGTGGGTGTGGCCAATATTGATGGGTGGGTGTggccagtgtcggggggtgggtatggccagtgttgggggtgggtgtggccaaTGTTATTGGGTGGGTGTGGCCAATGTTGATGGGTGGGTGTGGCCAATGCTGGGGGGTGTGTATGGCCAATGTTGATGGGTGGGTGTGGCCAATGTTGATGGGTGGGTGTGGCAAATGTTGATGGGTGGGTGTGGCCAATGTTGATGGGTGGGTGTGGCAAATGTTGATGGGTGGGTGTAGCCAATGTTGATGGGTGGGTATGGCCAGTGTTGGGGGGTATGTATGgccagtgttggggggtgggtgtggccagtgttggggggggtgtgtatgGCAATGTTGATGGGTGGGTATGGCCAGTGTTGATGGGTGGGTATGgccagtgttggggggtgggtgtggccaaTGTTGATGGGTGGGTATGGCCAGTGTTGCGGGGAGGGTGTGGCCAATGTTGATGGGTGGGTATGGCCAGTGTTGGGGGGTGTGTATGgccagtgttggggggtgggtgtggccaaTGTTGATGGGTGGGTGTGgccagtgttggggggtgggcgTGGCCAATGTTGATGGGTGGGTATGGccagtgttggggggagggtgtggccaATGTTGATGGGTGGGTATGGCCAGTGTTGGGGGGTGTGTATGGCCAGtgttggggggtgagtgtggCCAATGTTGATGGGTGGGTATGGCCAGTGTTGGGGGGTGTGTCTGGCCAGTGTTGGGGGGTTGGTGTGGCCAATGTTGATGGGTGGGTACGgccagtgttgggggggtgggtgtggccaaTGTTGGGTGGGTATGGCCAatgttgggggtgggtgtggccagtgttggggggtgtgtgtggccaaTGTTGATGGGTGGGTGTGGCCAATGTTGATGGGTGGGTGTGGCCAATGTTGATGGGTGGGTATGgccagtgttggggggtgggtgtggccaaTGTTGATGGGTGGGTATGGCCAGTGTTGGGGGGTGGCTGTGGCCAATGTTGATGGGTGGGTATTGCCATGGTTGGGGGGTGGGCATGGCCAATGTTGATGGGTGTGTATGgccagtgttggggggtgggtgtggccagtgttggggggtgggtatgGCCAGTGTTGGGCGGTGGGTGTGGCCAATGTTGATGGGTGTGTATGGCCAGTGTTGGGGGGTGTGTATGGCCAATGTTGATGGGTGGGTATGgccagtgttggggggtgggtatggccagtgttggggggtgggtgtggccaaTGTTGGGGGGTGGGCGTGGCCAATGTTgatgggtgtgtgtggccaaTGTTGATGGGTGGGTATGgccagtgttggggggtgggtgtggccaatgttggggggtgggtgtggccaaTGTTGATGGGTGCGTGTGGCCAATGTTGATGGGTGGGTATGGCCAGTGTGGGGGGTGCGTGTGGCCAATGTTGATGGGTGGGTGTGGCCAATGTTGATGGGTGGGTATGgccagtgttggggggtgggcaTGGCCAGTGTTGGGAGGTGGGCATGgccagtgttggggggtgggcaTGGCCAATGTTGATGGGTGGGTATGgccagtgttgggggggtgggtgtggccagtgttggggggtgggtgtggccagTGTTGGTAGGTGTGTATGgccagtgttggggggtgggtgtggccaaTGTTGATGGGTGGGTATGgccagtgttggggggtgggtgtggccagtgttggggggtgggtgtggccaaTGTTGATGGGTGGGTGTGGCCAATGTTGATGGGTGGGTATGGCCAGTGTTGGGGGGTAGGTGTGGCCACTGTTGTGGGGTGGGCATGGCCAATGTTGATGGGTGCGTGTGGCCAATGTTGATGGGTGGGTATGGccagtgttggggggagggtgtggccaATGTTGATGGGTGCGTGTGGCCAATGTTGATGGGTGGGTATGgccagtgttggggggtgggtgtggccaaTGTTGGGGGGGTGCGTGTGGCCAATGTTGATGGGTGGGTATGGCCAGTGTTGGGGCGTGGGTGTGGCcaatgttgggggggtgggcgtGGCCAATGTTGATGGGTGGGTGTGGCCAATGTTGATGGGTGCGTGTGGCCAATGTTGATGGGTGGGTATGGCCAGTGTTGGGGGGTGCGTGTGGCCAATGTTGATGGGTGGGTGTGGCCAATGTTGATGGGTGGGTATGGCCAGTGTtgggggatgggcatggccagtGTTGGGAGGTGGGCATGgccagtgttggggggtgggcaTGGCCAATGTTGATGGGTGGGTATGgccagtgttggggggtgggcaTGGCCAGTGTTGGGAGGTGGGCATGgccagtgttggggggtgggcaTGGCCAATGTTGATGGGTGGGTATGgccagtgttggggggtgggcaTGGCCAATGTTGATGGGTGGGTATGgccagtgttggggggtgggtgtggccagtgttggggggtgggtgtggccagtgttgggggggggtgtggccaaTGTTGTTGGGTGTGTGTGGCCAATGTTGATGGGCGGGTATGGCCAGTGTTGGGGGGTGCGTGTGGCCAATGTTAGGTGGGTATGGCCAATGTTAATGGGTGGGTATGGCCAgtgttggggggtgtgtgtggccaaTGTTGATGGGTGGGTGTGGCCAATGTTGATGGGTGTGTATGgccagtgttggggggtgggtgtggccaaTGTTGATGGGTGGGGTGgccagtgttggggggtgggtgtggccagagttggggggtgggtgtggccaaTGTTGATGGGTGGGTGTGGCCAATTTTGATGGGTGTGTatggtcagtgttgggtggtgggcgTGGCCAATGTTGATGGGTGGGTATGGCCAGTGCTGGGGGTTGGCCTgtggctgggagatggtgggtttGACCGgtggttggggggatgggagtaACATATGGCTGTGTGGGTGGTCGGTGTGgctggtggttgggggtgggtgggcatgGCCTGTGTCTCTGTAGGTGGTGGGTATGGCCGGTGGTTGGGAGGGTGCATGCGGCCGGTGGTGGCCAAtggttggagggaggtgggcatggatggtggttggggggtgaaggtgggcatggatggtggttgggggggtggaggtgggcatggatggtggttgggggaggggggctggctgTCCCtgttggttggggagggtgggagtgaccaggagctggggaggggtggggatgattgtggcctgtggttaGCAATGTTTATTGGTGGGGATAGCTGTCTTAATTTTGTTAATGGATGCAATACAATCCCGTGGGACAAATGGTGCTGTGAGCAGACTCTGATGGTCAATGGTGTCCAGGAAGTTTTGCTTCTCCTCGTTCTCCGTTTGTCGGTGATAGAAATAATTAAAGTTGGAGACAATAACGGGCACGGGGAGTGCAATGGTCAACACGCCTGCAATGGCACACAGCGTGCCCACCATCTTACCCCCTATGGTTACTGGGCACATGTCTCCGTACCCAACTGTTGTCATGGTGATTACCGCCCACCAGAAGGCATCAGGGATGCTGGAGAACTGCGTCTTGGGTTCATCCACCTCAGCAAAGTAGACGGCGCTGGAGAAGAGAATGACTCCGATGAAGAGGAAGAAGATGAGGAGACCCAGTTCCCTCATGCTGGCCTTCAGCGTCTGCCCGAGGATTTGCAAACCTTTGGAGTGTCTGGACAGCTTGAAGATCCGAAAGACCCTGACCAAACGGATGACCCTCAGGATGGTCAGCGACATGGCCTGCTGCCCTTGCTGCTGCCCATTACCCGCTTCTTGTTGTTCCGCCAGTTCACTGATGAGAGTTGCAAAGTAGGGGATGACAGAAATCACATCGATTATATTGATTATATCCCTGAAGAAGTCAGGTTTACTGGGACAAACCACAGACCTGACCATCAGCTCAAAGGAAAACCAGAGTATGCACAAAGTCTCGATGAGAAAGAAAGGATCAGTGAAGAGATTGGCACTGACATTGCTCAGGGCTGGGCTGTCCGGACTGAAAGTGCTCTGGTCAATGCCATCCCTAAATTCAGGCAGGGTCTCCAGGCAGAATATGATGATTGAGATGATGatgataaagagagagaccaaggCCACTCCGCGAGCTGCTCCTGAACTTTCCGGGTATTCCAGTAGAAGCCACAGCTGCCTCAGATGGTCCTGCACTGGCAGCTGAACCTCCATCTCCTTGATGAACCCCTCCTCCTGTCTGAACTGTTCCACGGCGTCCGATCCCAACTGATAGAAGATGATCTCATCTGCAAATACATCCAGGGGCACATTGGCAGGTCTCCGAATCTTCCCCCCTGACTGATAGTAATAGAGAATTCCATCAAAACTTGGCCGGCTCCTGTCAAAGAAATATTGGTTGGTGAGGGGGTCAAAGTAAGGCAGGCAGCGGAGgggatcccccagcaaggtgtCTGGAAACTGGGCCAGGGTACTCTGATGGGTCTCGAACCTCATACCAGCCACATTGATGATAATCCTGCGAGTCCCTTCCTCCTCCAAAAGCTTGTCTatctcacattgctgtttgcacaCTGACTGCTTCAAAAGGTTTTCCGGACAGTCCTCACTGCCTGCTCGCCCTCTCCATGTACATAGGAGACTTGTATAGCTGCCCCGAGGCTTAGACCAACTCTCCAGGGGCATTTCACTCCCGACATCTTCAAAATTCACCAGCGCCAACTCCATCTCAGGTTTGGATTTCATGGATCCTTGGGGCCCGgagtacacactctcacactgaacAGGGGGAAAGATGACAAACATCATGACCCAACCAGCAAAATACATGGTCAAATGGTCAGGACACAGTGGctaagagagagaatgagagaagtgatcgagagagtgagagagagtgtgtcagagagagagacaaacatgtgggtgagagagagagtgtgtaggtgtgtgtgagagagagtgcgtgggtgtgtgagagagagagggaatgtatGGGTGTgttgtcatgtgaaagtacctttaagaaatggatgttttttttcatagaatttacagtgcagaagtaggccattcggcccatcgagtttgcaccggctcctggaaagagcaccctacccaaggttaacacctccaccctatctccataacccagtaaccccaccaaacactaagggcaatttatcatggccaatccacctaacctgcacatctttggactgtgggaggaaaccggagcacccggaggaaacccacacacacacggggaggatgtgcagactccgcacagacagtgacccaagccggaatcgaacctgggaccctggagctgttaagcgattgtgctatccacaatgctaccgtgctgcccggggtttataaatgggtgtgtatataaatatctgtagtgagagtacctttaagaaatgagtgtttattactgcagtgatgtcagagagtgggtggaactgggctgtgtgtcagcttttcacttttgctttcggctttttgctgcagggtgggtttggtttcattttagttttggagaagctgcaattacagcaggatgtgtgtgaatctctgcaagcatatgaatgttcatttgggatgttcaaagtggtaactgttctcagtagtgaatttaaacctgatatttgtgttaaaagggtcttctgtcttctgaatgttgtttgggaatttattaaggattactcagtgttgtattctttggggttgtatttgaattgatggttgctaagatgttcacggtatgtttcggaggcatggagggtgcgggagaacaatgccacgggtctgcctgcctggttgagggtgacggccagagcaacgtctgatgcatcgctctcgacttgaaagggtagggactcgtcgaccacgtgcattgtggccttggcgatgccggccttgatacggtcgaaggcctggtgagcctcagccgtcagggggaaaacggtggagtggatgagtgggtgggccttgtccacatcgttagggacccactgggcgtagtacgagaaaaacccca
This genomic window contains:
- the LOC119978158 gene encoding potassium voltage-gated channel subfamily A member 10-like: MYFAGWVMMFVIFPPVQCESVYSGPQGSMKSKPEMELALVNFEDVGSEMPLESWSKPRGSYTSLLCTWRGRAGSEDCPENLLKQSVCKQQCEIDKLLEEEGTRRIIINVAGMRFETHQSTLAQFPDTLLGDPLRCLPYFDPLTNQYFFDRSRPSFDGILYYYQSGGKIRRPANVPLDVFADEIIFYQLGSDAVEQFRQEEGFIKEMEVQLPVQDHLRQLWLLLEYPESSGAARGVALVSLFIIIISIIIFCLETLPEFRDGIDQSTFSPDSPALSNVSANLFTDPFFLIETLCILWFSFELMVRSVVCPSKPDFFRDIINIIDVISVIPYFATLISELAEQQEAGNGQQQGQQAMSLTILRVIRLVRVFRIFKLSRHSKGLQILGQTLKASMRELGLLIFFLFIGVILFSSAVYFAEVDEPKTQFSSIPDAFWWAVITMTTVGYGDMCPVTIGGKMVGTLCAIAGVLTIALPVPVIVSNFNYFYHRQTENEEKQNFLDTIDHQSLLTAPFVPRDCIASINKIKTAIPTNKHC